In Candidatus Promineifilum breve, one genomic interval encodes:
- the gatB gene encoding Asp-tRNA(Asn)/Glu-tRNA(Gln) amidotransferase subunit GatB encodes MLNRYEPVIGLEIHAELMTQSKMFCGCRVVDSVTAAPNTAVCPVCLGMPGMLPVINRRAIDFAVRVALALGCDIQPHNIFARKNYFYPDLPKGYQISQYELPIGRHGALDVTLPGGRTSRIGIRRVHIEEDTGKLTHRDGGSLVDYNRSGVPLLEIVSEPDIRSGEEARAYATRIRQILRYLDVNSGDMEKGVLRIEPNISLRPRGSDAFGTRTELKNLNSFRALADGTDYELTRQAAVLDGGGRVIQETRGWHDTRRETFSQRVKEEAEDYRYFAEPDLPPLLIDPDWMVAARAALPELPQAKEARYTDAHGLSPYEAAALAEDRAVAEWFDAVIAAGGRPKTAANWILNDLFRLMNERGRSIADLPVSPAAFVALLGRVEGGEVNGASAREVLAEMVDSGGDPAAIIAARGLSQLSDEAALAAIIDGIIAANPDAVANYLGGKESLLAWFVGQAMRATRGQGNPALINRLLRERLEARRSA; translated from the coding sequence ATGCTCAATCGGTATGAGCCGGTGATCGGCCTGGAAATCCACGCCGAACTGATGACCCAATCGAAGATGTTTTGCGGCTGCCGCGTGGTCGATAGCGTGACGGCCGCGCCCAACACGGCCGTCTGCCCCGTCTGTCTGGGGATGCCGGGCATGTTGCCCGTCATCAACCGGCGGGCCATCGATTTCGCCGTGCGCGTGGCCCTGGCCCTGGGCTGCGACATTCAGCCCCACAACATCTTCGCCCGCAAGAACTATTTCTACCCCGACCTGCCCAAGGGCTACCAGATTAGCCAGTACGAGTTGCCCATCGGCCGCCACGGGGCGCTCGACGTGACCCTGCCCGGCGGCCGGACAAGCCGCATCGGCATCCGCCGCGTCCACATCGAGGAAGACACCGGCAAACTGACCCATCGCGACGGCGGCTCGCTCGTCGATTACAACCGCTCCGGCGTCCCCCTGCTGGAGATCGTCTCCGAGCCGGACATTCGCTCCGGCGAGGAAGCGCGGGCCTATGCCACCCGCATCCGCCAGATCTTGCGCTATCTGGACGTGAACAGCGGCGACATGGAAAAAGGCGTGCTGCGCATCGAGCCGAACATCAGCCTGCGGCCACGGGGCAGCGACGCCTTCGGCACGCGCACCGAATTGAAGAATCTGAACAGCTTCCGCGCCCTGGCCGACGGCACGGACTACGAATTGACCCGCCAGGCGGCCGTGCTCGACGGCGGCGGCCGGGTCATCCAGGAGACGCGCGGCTGGCACGACACCCGCCGCGAGACGTTCAGCCAGCGCGTGAAGGAAGAGGCCGAGGATTACCGCTACTTCGCTGAGCCTGACCTGCCGCCGCTGCTCATCGACCCGGACTGGATGGTCGCGGCGCGGGCGGCGCTGCCCGAATTGCCCCAGGCCAAAGAGGCGCGCTATACGGACGCCCACGGCCTGTCGCCCTACGAGGCGGCGGCCCTGGCCGAAGACCGCGCCGTGGCCGAATGGTTCGACGCCGTGATCGCCGCCGGCGGCCGGCCCAAGACGGCGGCCAACTGGATTCTCAACGATCTCTTCCGGCTGATGAACGAGCGCGGCCGGAGCATCGCCGACCTGCCCGTATCGCCCGCGGCGTTTGTCGCGCTGCTGGGCCGGGTGGAGGGGGGCGAGGTGAACGGCGCCTCGGCCCGCGAAGTGCTGGCCGAAATGGTGGACAGCGGCGGCGACCCGGCGGCCATTATCGCCGCCCGCGGCCTGAGCCAGCTCTCCGACGAAGCGGCGCTGGCGGCCATCATCGACGGCATCATCGCCGCCAACCCCGACGCGGTGGCGAACTACCTGGGCGGCAAGGAAAGCCTGCTGGCCTGGTTCGTGGGGCAGGCCATGCGGGCCACGCGCGGCCAGGGCAACCCGGCGCTCATCAACCGGCTGCTGCGCGAGCGACTGGAGGCGCGCCGGTCGGCTTAG
- a CDS encoding histidine kinase N-terminal 7TM domain-containing protein: MNGIALQFTPFLVPVIGTAIGLTLLLFYAWRRGRSTPGTWAFLALVSLTGWWCYTYALELMTTDPETMLLWVKLQWISIPLIPVVWLFFALFYAGYGHRVNLRFVAALLVVPFIMILLAWTTPAHDWLYVNPGVSDVGRIVVFDAEYGPAFIVHTAYSYILFIIATALIVRVWRRSGDTQRQLALTVTAGAILPFIGNAIYLIAPLLGVEVHIDLTVLALAFSAVCFAWGWFRLRLFTVFPEFTEPVSAGRIDPAMAAQNTQTRSLNLVSLGLALFYFVALMPILTILLRGDPAVRPLAVIYVGLYLMLLGITIWRGGSYSVRAVGLTGVYLGLALLDLRVSGLFPTVGFFLAAYTAFAAVLLPVRLMWAVFAAGLLGVALVPPAMNPAIQRDIYSLAYLLLTVAMTAGMLIVALVATRRDNRTLLNVSRNLARALESERTQLEARVVERTRALETSAAVSRQLSTILDQSRLVREVVEQLHVAFAYYHVHVYLWDEAAGALRMVGGTGQAGQAMLVMGHSLRPNIGLVGRAYSTNAPVVVPDVNADPGWMPNRLLPGTRAEIAVPITYGDEVLGVLDAQDTEVGGLGPADSQLLQTIAGQLAVALRNARLVAQVQREAEQAALINAINRKIAQTNDIDGALRVAEAELSRALEVQETAIRLDLGGENGHER; encoded by the coding sequence ATGAACGGTATCGCGCTGCAATTTACCCCCTTCCTCGTACCTGTCATCGGCACGGCCATCGGGCTAACCTTGCTATTGTTCTACGCCTGGCGGCGCGGCCGTTCCACGCCGGGGACGTGGGCCTTCCTGGCCCTCGTCAGCCTCACCGGCTGGTGGTGCTACACCTACGCCCTGGAGCTGATGACGACCGACCCGGAGACGATGCTGCTGTGGGTCAAGCTACAATGGATCAGCATCCCCCTGATCCCGGTCGTCTGGCTGTTTTTCGCGCTGTTCTATGCCGGCTACGGCCACCGGGTCAATCTGCGCTTCGTCGCGGCGTTGCTGGTGGTGCCGTTCATTATGATCCTGCTGGCCTGGACAACGCCGGCCCACGATTGGCTCTACGTCAATCCCGGGGTCAGCGACGTGGGCCGCATTGTTGTCTTCGATGCCGAATATGGCCCGGCCTTTATCGTCCATACCGCCTACTCCTACATCCTGTTTATCATCGCCACGGCGCTCATCGTGCGCGTCTGGCGTCGGTCGGGCGACACCCAGCGGCAACTGGCCCTCACCGTCACCGCCGGGGCGATCTTGCCCTTCATCGGCAACGCCATTTACCTCATCGCCCCGCTCCTGGGCGTGGAAGTCCACATCGACCTGACCGTGCTGGCCCTGGCGTTCAGCGCCGTCTGCTTTGCCTGGGGCTGGTTCCGCTTGCGCCTGTTCACCGTGTTCCCCGAATTCACCGAGCCTGTCAGCGCGGGGCGCATCGATCCGGCCATGGCGGCGCAGAACACCCAGACGCGCAGCCTCAATCTGGTGTCACTCGGTCTGGCGCTGTTCTACTTCGTGGCCCTGATGCCCATTCTCACTATTTTGTTGCGCGGCGATCCGGCGGTGCGGCCATTGGCCGTTATCTACGTGGGGCTGTACCTGATGTTGCTGGGAATCACCATCTGGCGCGGCGGGAGCTATTCCGTCCGCGCGGTAGGGCTGACGGGCGTCTATCTGGGGCTGGCGCTGCTTGATTTGCGCGTCAGCGGGTTGTTTCCGACGGTGGGTTTTTTCCTGGCGGCCTACACCGCGTTTGCCGCCGTGCTGCTCCCGGTGCGGTTGATGTGGGCCGTGTTTGCCGCCGGTTTGCTGGGCGTGGCCCTGGTGCCTCCGGCCATGAATCCGGCCATCCAGCGCGACATCTATTCGCTGGCCTATCTGCTGTTGACGGTCGCCATGACGGCCGGGATGCTGATCGTCGCCCTGGTGGCGACGCGGCGCGACAACCGTACGCTGCTCAACGTCTCGCGCAATCTGGCGCGCGCCCTGGAGAGCGAGCGGACGCAACTGGAAGCGCGCGTCGTCGAACGCACGCGCGCGCTGGAGACGAGCGCCGCCGTCAGCCGCCAACTTTCGACCATCCTGGATCAATCGCGGCTGGTGCGCGAAGTGGTGGAGCAATTGCACGTCGCCTTTGCCTATTACCACGTCCACGTCTACCTATGGGATGAGGCCGCCGGGGCGCTGCGCATGGTGGGCGGCACGGGGCAGGCCGGGCAGGCGATGCTGGTCATGGGCCATAGCCTGCGGCCCAATATCGGGCTGGTCGGCCGCGCCTATTCCACCAACGCCCCGGTCGTCGTTCCCGACGTGAACGCCGACCCCGGCTGGATGCCCAATCGCCTGCTGCCGGGCACGCGCGCCGAGATCGCCGTGCCCATCACCTATGGCGACGAAGTGCTGGGCGTTCTCGACGCCCAGGATACGGAAGTGGGCGGCCTCGGCCCGGCCGATTCGCAACTGTTGCAGACCATTGCCGGGCAGTTGGCCGTGGCCCTGCGCAACGCCCGCCTCGTGGCCCAGGTGCAGCGCGAGGCCGAGCAGGCGGCCCTGATCAACGCCATCAACCGCAAGATCGCCCAGACCAACGACATCGACGGCGCTTTGCGGGTGGCCGAGGCCGAACTGTCGCGCGCGCTGGAGGTTCAGGAAACAGCCATCCGGCTAGACCTGGGCGGGGAGAACGGCCATGAGCGCTGA
- a CDS encoding GAF domain-containing protein has translation MSAELAPRRPLGASEDDARRLLGAVAVIVAAGAAVWPAIYLLSAGNGQPWPAAPLLFLAAGVGGLLLSRAGRFAAGGRLLVGLLAAGVIVLIVQPLLGAGFSAPGVLSAVAWLGVLAVASTLVLGWRGAAGVAVGGLAVLAAAMLVGEWDTRPNSLAAILTVAVNVAVLALVLYQRLRAAAPQATSPTSGPELAQKQAELQEQVTERTAALAAAATVGNQISRMQDLDSLLRDAAELIRDRFRLVHVQVYLLSPGTQELILRAATGEAGAELLRHNHRLAVGPGSVNGTAAAALEAVTVRYDRDHAALPAHSLLTETQSEIALPLIFEDEVIGTLDLQSRDPDGLGLENLTAFSVLADQLATAVENARLFTEVTEAREQLARQAEALTRDGWRRFMAERAAEDSRPNADSAPAQANDGPTPRLRQSIGVRGTTIGYVEMAQPAAESPRARELVSAVAGQLGAHLENLRLTQQAETARDEARRRELELVLLNRVVSAIAASSDLHSSLQLIVDQLAMATGIQQVGVAILNEEHTGLEVVADRSGSLNTESAVGFVIPLENNPATQMAIAERRPVVVHHATENPLTASAHEVLRQRGVKTILILPLVVENEVIGTIGLDVVEEGIEMTADQLRLAETIVYQAASAIQRARLFNQVRARSRQLESLSRMEADLSLATTEDEILMALAGGPPWGRPPALALTYLSPGADDVLRAEPAGLVHGGAVQAVAKATPRPVASIPLSPLWIEKRREMLIIEDAATDPRLDEATRARLADAGQAAVVALPLRRGGQWQGLLTLSWPQPYQLTSDEAFILQRLHEPLAATVASRRAYLAQRAALAQTEAALAAQARLSRELRAVSDVGVAAAATLDVDRLLSAAVDLTKENFNLYHAHIYLLDEDKTTLALRAGAGAIGRQMVREGRTIPMYAQSIVARAARERDVVVVSETGRSTDFLPHPLLPDTRSELAVPLVIGDRLLGVLDVQSSQAGRFQATDRQVYRILAAQLAVATQNAMYFGEQLQMAEKLREVDRLKTDFLARMSHELRTPLNSIIGFADVLLMGLEGDLNERMIEDLQLIRGSGFHLRDIIGDILDMSRIEAGRLELTYETFDLRRTATEMMATAAPLAEQKGLALRLDIDSRIGLVSADRTRLRQVLWNIVGNAIKFTDHGGITVSIRPENDDVLVCISDTGIGIADDNLPRIFDHFSQVEGTQRQSIGGTGLGLSISKSLVELHGGRLWVESRLGEGSTFRFTIPGGLRDDK, from the coding sequence ATGAGCGCTGAGCTTGCCCCGCGCCGCCCGCTCGGCGCAAGCGAGGATGACGCCCGGCGACTGCTGGGCGCTGTGGCCGTCATCGTGGCCGCCGGCGCGGCCGTTTGGCCGGCGATCTATCTATTGAGCGCCGGCAACGGGCAGCCCTGGCCCGCGGCCCCGCTATTATTTCTGGCCGCCGGGGTTGGCGGTCTGTTGCTGTCGCGCGCCGGGCGCTTCGCCGCCGGTGGGCGGCTACTGGTAGGTCTTCTGGCGGCGGGCGTCATTGTCCTGATCGTTCAGCCGCTGCTGGGGGCCGGCTTCAGCGCGCCCGGCGTGTTGTCGGCCGTCGCCTGGTTGGGCGTGCTGGCCGTGGCATCCACCCTGGTGCTCGGTTGGCGCGGCGCGGCCGGGGTGGCGGTGGGCGGTCTGGCCGTTTTGGCCGCGGCCATGCTGGTTGGCGAGTGGGATACGCGGCCCAACTCCCTGGCCGCGATCCTCACCGTGGCCGTCAATGTCGCCGTTTTGGCCCTGGTGCTCTACCAGAGGCTACGGGCCGCCGCGCCGCAGGCGACTTCGCCCACTTCCGGGCCGGAACTGGCCCAGAAACAGGCCGAGCTACAGGAACAAGTGACGGAGCGCACCGCCGCGCTGGCCGCCGCCGCCACCGTGGGCAATCAGATTAGCCGGATGCAAGACCTGGATTCGCTGCTCAGAGACGCAGCCGAGTTAATCCGCGATCGCTTCCGGCTGGTTCACGTCCAGGTCTACCTGCTCAGTCCGGGCACGCAGGAGTTGATCCTGCGCGCGGCGACGGGCGAGGCGGGCGCGGAGCTGCTGCGCCACAATCATCGCCTGGCCGTCGGCCCCGGCTCGGTCAACGGCACGGCCGCCGCCGCGCTGGAGGCCGTCACCGTGCGCTACGACCGCGATCATGCCGCCTTGCCGGCCCATTCATTATTGACGGAAACGCAGTCGGAAATCGCCCTGCCGCTCATCTTCGAGGACGAGGTGATCGGCACGCTCGACCTGCAAAGCCGCGATCCCGACGGGCTGGGGCTGGAGAACCTGACCGCCTTTTCCGTGTTGGCCGATCAACTGGCGACGGCGGTGGAGAACGCGCGTCTGTTCACCGAGGTGACCGAGGCCCGCGAACAGTTGGCCCGCCAGGCCGAAGCCCTGACCCGCGACGGCTGGCGGCGGTTCATGGCCGAACGCGCGGCCGAGGATAGCCGGCCCAATGCCGACAGCGCCCCGGCCCAAGCGAACGACGGCCCGACCCCGCGCCTCCGCCAATCCATCGGCGTGCGGGGCACAACCATCGGCTACGTGGAGATGGCCCAACCGGCGGCCGAGTCGCCACGGGCCAGGGAGCTGGTTTCGGCCGTGGCCGGACAGTTAGGGGCGCACCTGGAGAATTTACGCCTGACGCAACAGGCCGAGACGGCCCGCGACGAAGCCCGCCGCCGCGAGTTGGAACTGGTCTTGCTCAATCGGGTCGTTTCGGCCATTGCCGCCTCATCCGACCTACACAGCAGCCTGCAACTCATCGTCGATCAATTGGCGATGGCGACCGGCATCCAGCAGGTGGGCGTCGCCATTCTGAACGAGGAGCACACCGGGCTGGAGGTCGTGGCCGACCGCTCCGGCAGCCTCAACACGGAGAGCGCCGTCGGCTTTGTCATCCCCCTCGAAAATAATCCGGCGACGCAGATGGCGATTGCCGAGCGGCGGCCGGTCGTCGTCCACCACGCCACCGAGAACCCGCTGACCGCCTCGGCCCACGAAGTGCTGCGCCAGCGCGGCGTGAAGACGATCCTCATCCTGCCCCTGGTCGTGGAGAATGAGGTCATCGGCACCATCGGCCTGGACGTTGTGGAAGAGGGCATCGAGATGACGGCCGATCAATTGCGTCTGGCCGAGACCATTGTCTACCAGGCGGCGTCGGCCATCCAGCGGGCGCGCTTGTTCAATCAGGTGCGCGCCCGCTCCCGCCAGTTGGAGAGCCTGTCGCGCATGGAGGCCGATCTGTCGCTGGCAACGACCGAGGACGAAATCCTGATGGCGCTGGCCGGCGGGCCGCCGTGGGGCCGGCCACCGGCACTGGCGTTGACCTACCTGTCGCCGGGGGCCGACGACGTGCTGCGGGCCGAACCGGCGGGCCTGGTGCACGGCGGCGCGGTGCAGGCCGTGGCCAAGGCCACGCCTCGACCTGTGGCGTCCATTCCCCTCAGTCCATTGTGGATCGAAAAGCGGCGCGAGATGCTGATCATCGAAGACGCGGCGACCGATCCGCGCCTGGACGAGGCCACGCGCGCCCGGCTGGCCGACGCGGGGCAGGCGGCGGTGGTGGCGCTACCCTTGCGGCGCGGCGGCCAATGGCAGGGGCTGCTGACGCTGAGTTGGCCCCAACCGTATCAATTGACCTCCGACGAGGCCTTTATCCTGCAACGCCTGCACGAACCGCTGGCGGCCACCGTCGCCAGCCGGCGCGCCTATCTGGCCCAGCGCGCCGCCCTGGCCCAGACCGAGGCGGCGCTGGCTGCCCAGGCGCGGCTATCGCGCGAGCTACGGGCCGTGTCCGACGTCGGCGTGGCGGCGGCGGCCACCCTCGACGTGGATCGTTTGCTGTCGGCGGCGGTCGATCTGACCAAAGAGAACTTCAACCTCTATCACGCCCACATTTACCTGCTGGACGAGGACAAAACGACCCTGGCGCTACGGGCCGGGGCGGGGGCCATCGGCCGCCAAATGGTGCGCGAGGGGCGCACGATCCCCATGTATGCCCAATCCATCGTGGCCCGCGCCGCCCGCGAGCGCGACGTGGTGGTCGTCAGCGAAACGGGGCGCTCGACCGACTTTCTGCCCCACCCCCTACTGCCCGACACCCGCTCGGAGTTGGCCGTGCCGCTGGTCATCGGCGACCGCTTGCTGGGTGTGCTCGACGTGCAATCGTCCCAGGCCGGCCGCTTCCAGGCCACCGACCGGCAGGTGTACCGGATTCTGGCCGCCCAGTTGGCCGTGGCGACGCAAAACGCCATGTATTTCGGCGAACAGTTGCAGATGGCCGAAAAGCTGCGCGAGGTAGACCGGCTGAAGACCGACTTCCTGGCCCGCATGAGCCACGAGCTACGCACGCCGCTCAATTCGATCATCGGCTTCGCCGACGTGCTGCTGATGGGGCTGGAGGGCGATCTGAACGAGCGCATGATCGAGGACCTGCAACTCATCCGCGGCAGCGGCTTTCATCTGCGCGACATCATCGGCGACATCCTGGATATGTCGCGCATCGAGGCCGGGCGGCTGGAACTGACCTATGAGACGTTCGACTTGCGCCGCACGGCGACCGAGATGATGGCGACGGCCGCGCCGTTGGCCGAGCAAAAGGGGCTGGCGCTGCGGCTGGACATCGATAGTCGCATCGGTCTGGTATCGGCCGACCGCACCCGGCTGCGGCAGGTGCTATGGAATATCGTCGGCAATGCCATCAAGTTCACCGACCACGGCGGCATTACCGTTTCCATCCGGCCCGAGAATGACGACGTGCTGGTCTGCATCAGCGATACCGGCATCGGCATTGCCGACGATAACCTGCCGCGTATCTTTGACCATTTCAGCCAGGTGGAAGGGACGCAACGGCAATCGATCGGCGGCACGGGGCTGGGGCTGTCGATCAGCAAGAGCCTGGTCGAATTGCACGGCGGCCGCCTGTGGGTCGAAAGCCGGCTGGGCGAGGGCAGCACCTTCCGCTTCACCATTCCCGGCGGCTTGCGCGATGACAAGTGA
- a CDS encoding response regulator translates to MGRKRILCIEDNDSNLRLVSRIVEGEKHEFLMAVDGLTALALAQREHPDLILLDINIPGLSGLELARRIKDDPALSSIPVIATTANVLRGDRERCLEAGCDEYLAKPLDVRELQTMLRAYLT, encoded by the coding sequence ATGGGCCGTAAACGAATATTGTGTATCGAAGACAACGATAGTAATCTCCGCCTCGTATCGCGTATTGTGGAGGGCGAGAAGCACGAGTTCCTGATGGCCGTCGATGGCCTGACGGCGCTGGCGTTGGCCCAGCGTGAACATCCCGACCTCATCTTGCTGGACATCAACATCCCCGGCCTGAGTGGGCTGGAACTGGCGCGGCGTATCAAGGATGATCCGGCGCTGTCGTCCATCCCGGTCATCGCCACCACGGCCAACGTCTTGCGCGGCGACCGCGAGCGCTGCCTGGAAGCCGGCTGCGACGAATATTTGGCCAAGCCCCTGGATGTGCGTGAATTGCAGACCATGTTGCGCGCCTATTTGACCTAA
- a CDS encoding D-alanine--D-alanine ligase family protein produces the protein MRVAVLANLQKNAPTWPGMPEDRWDDLDTEETIEALVAALEAGGHEATFVEGNLTLCETLPKLKPDICFNICEGHWGDSREAQVPAILEMLRIPYTGSGPLTLALALDKPMTKRVLWYHNLPTPVFQSFERANEPLDPDMTFPLFVKPSREGTGMGVTAESIVYDEAQLRDQLRRQFKTYQQSILVEHFIEGREITVGLVGNLTGPVARRVPDDHDAPRISRGLHFFPPLEVDMSRYPEEEAGVYTSRIKTEMAHTFHYLCPAPLPDELAHELNWLAAATFRVTGSFDVGRIDFRLDSHDNNKPYILEINPLPGLNPGYSDLPLEAQADGWTFEQLVNRILEEAVHRYEL, from the coding sequence ATGCGCGTCGCGGTGCTGGCGAATTTGCAGAAGAACGCGCCCACCTGGCCGGGTATGCCGGAAGATCGGTGGGACGATCTGGATACCGAAGAGACAATCGAGGCTCTGGTGGCGGCTCTGGAGGCGGGCGGCCATGAGGCGACCTTCGTGGAGGGCAATCTCACCCTGTGTGAGACATTGCCCAAGCTGAAACCCGACATTTGCTTCAACATCTGCGAGGGGCATTGGGGCGACTCGCGCGAGGCCCAGGTGCCGGCCATTCTAGAGATGCTGCGCATCCCCTACACCGGCTCCGGCCCCCTGACGCTGGCCCTGGCCCTCGATAAGCCCATGACCAAGCGCGTGCTGTGGTATCACAACCTGCCCACGCCGGTCTTCCAGTCGTTCGAGCGGGCCAACGAACCGCTCGACCCCGATATGACGTTCCCGCTGTTCGTGAAGCCCAGCCGCGAGGGCACGGGCATGGGCGTGACCGCCGAGTCCATCGTCTACGATGAGGCCCAATTGCGCGACCAGTTGCGCCGCCAGTTCAAGACCTACCAGCAATCGATTCTGGTGGAGCACTTCATCGAGGGGCGCGAGATCACCGTCGGGCTGGTGGGCAATCTGACCGGCCCGGTGGCCCGCCGCGTGCCCGACGACCACGACGCGCCGCGCATCTCGCGCGGGCTGCACTTCTTCCCGCCGCTGGAGGTGGACATGAGCCGCTATCCCGAGGAAGAAGCGGGCGTCTACACCAGCCGGATCAAGACCGAAATGGCCCACACGTTCCACTATTTGTGCCCGGCCCCCCTGCCAGATGAACTGGCCCATGAACTGAACTGGCTGGCCGCGGCCACTTTCCGCGTCACCGGCTCTTTCGACGTGGGGCGGATCGACTTCCGGCTGGACTCCCACGACAACAACAAGCCCTACATTCTGGAGATTAACCCGCTGCCGGGTCTGAACCCCGGTTACTCCGACCTGCCCCTGGAGGCGCAGGCCGACGGCTGGACGTTTGAACAGTTGGTCAACCGTATTCTGGAGGAAGCGGTTCATCGCTACGAACTATAA
- a CDS encoding sialidase family protein, whose amino-acid sequence MARRILTFVGVGLAVALAAVVALAGYWLLRPNRARVDPALAAEVWPVVSDGLHNSNTHLIYWRDHFYLVHARSRFHMGNDESRLVVRRSADARQWAELAVLDMPDADIRDPKLAVIGDRLFLYALPNNGFEPEPYGTVVSTSDDGIHWTPFEQVGEPGWLLWEPKTPDGGATWYATGYWHEHGRSALFKSTDGLAWERVSDIHQGDRNDETANEFLPDGRMLVTARLEGDDRAWHQGSKNAATLLAVAAPPYTEWTTTRSLTTRLDGPALFSHNGRVYAAGRYDPEGREKWYGMSSLLGRKRTALYEVRPDALIYLSDLPSAGDTSYAGVVIKDDDLYVSYYSSEVGRDYAWLLGAVMPSDVLMARVALEKLEALADVR is encoded by the coding sequence ATGGCGCGGCGAATCTTGACGTTCGTGGGGGTGGGGTTGGCCGTGGCGCTGGCGGCCGTGGTGGCGTTGGCCGGCTATTGGCTGTTGCGGCCCAATCGCGCCAGAGTTGATCCGGCGCTGGCGGCCGAGGTGTGGCCGGTGGTCAGCGACGGGCTGCACAACTCCAACACCCATCTCATCTATTGGCGCGACCATTTCTATCTCGTCCACGCCCGGTCGCGCTTCCACATGGGCAACGACGAATCGCGGCTGGTCGTGCGGCGCTCGGCCGACGCCCGCCAGTGGGCAGAGCTGGCCGTCCTCGACATGCCCGACGCCGACATTCGTGACCCCAAGCTGGCCGTCATCGGCGACCGGCTGTTCCTCTATGCCCTGCCCAACAACGGCTTTGAGCCGGAGCCATACGGCACGGTCGTCTCCACCAGCGACGACGGCATCCACTGGACACCATTTGAGCAGGTGGGCGAGCCGGGCTGGCTGCTGTGGGAGCCGAAGACGCCCGACGGTGGGGCGACGTGGTACGCCACGGGCTACTGGCACGAGCACGGCCGCTCGGCCCTATTCAAGTCGACCGACGGGCTGGCCTGGGAGCGCGTGTCCGACATCCACCAGGGCGACCGCAACGACGAGACGGCCAACGAATTCCTGCCCGACGGGCGGATGCTGGTGACGGCCCGACTGGAGGGGGACGACCGCGCCTGGCATCAGGGGTCGAAGAACGCGGCCACGCTGCTGGCCGTGGCCGCCCCGCCCTACACCGAATGGACGACGACGCGCAGCCTGACCACCCGGCTCGACGGCCCGGCGCTGTTCAGCCACAACGGCCGGGTCTACGCCGCCGGCCGTTACGACCCGGAGGGGCGCGAGAAGTGGTATGGCATGTCCAGCCTGCTCGGCCGCAAGCGCACGGCGCTCTACGAGGTGCGGCCCGACGCGCTCATCTACCTGTCCGACCTGCCCAGCGCGGGGGATACGTCTTATGCCGGGGTGGTCATCAAGGATGATGACCTGTACGTCTCCTACTACTCTAGTGAGGTGGGGCGGGATTATGCGTGGTTGTTGGGGGCGGTGATGCCGAGTGATGTTTTGATGGCTCGGGTGGCGTTGGAGAAGTTGGAGGCGTTGGCGGACGTGCGATAA
- a CDS encoding DUF488 domain-containing protein: MSSPPLYTIGYGARDIDAFIAALRLYGVAYLLDVRSRPYSRYKPDFSRERLEEHLRQAGIRYVYMGEALGGLPADRSCYDAEGKVDYAKVIERDFYRAGIERLVSAQAQGLAVAVMCSEGKPEMCHRSKLIGKTLAARGLPVAHIDENDALIGQDEVLLRLTGGQPSLFGDEMLPGGSRKRYAIRGDDNDESTEEEESSDYTDFTDDR; the protein is encoded by the coding sequence GTGTCCTCTCCTCCCCTCTACACCATCGGCTACGGTGCCCGCGACATCGACGCCTTCATCGCCGCGCTGCGCCTCTATGGCGTTGCCTACCTGCTCGACGTGCGCTCCCGCCCCTATTCGCGCTATAAGCCCGACTTCAGCCGCGAGCGGCTGGAGGAGCACCTTCGCCAGGCGGGCATCCGCTACGTCTACATGGGCGAGGCGCTGGGCGGGCTGCCGGCCGACCGCAGTTGCTACGATGCCGAGGGCAAAGTAGACTATGCGAAGGTGATCGAGCGGGATTTCTACCGGGCCGGTATCGAGCGGCTGGTCAGCGCCCAGGCGCAGGGGCTGGCCGTGGCGGTCATGTGCAGCGAGGGCAAGCCGGAGATGTGCCACCGCAGCAAGCTCATCGGCAAGACGCTGGCCGCCCGCGGCCTGCCCGTGGCCCACATCGACGAGAATGACGCCCTGATCGGCCAGGACGAAGTGCTGCTGCGCCTCACCGGCGGCCAGCCTTCCCTCTTCGGCGACGAGATGCTGCCCGGCGGCTCGCGCAAACGGTATGCGATTCGGGGGGACGACAACGATGAATCGACAGAAGAGGAAGAATCCTCAGATTACACAGATTTCACAGATGATAGATAA